The Klebsiella africana sequence TAACGTCGAGATGGACGATGCTTCGAACTATGAGTTCAAATCACGTAAGCAACGTCTTCATCTGATTTATCCGCTGGGCGATACCGATCATTTAGGCGGCGGCGGCCTTTACCGACGCGAGGCGATCGAGAAAATCGGCTACCTGACAAACCTCAATTTGCACAGCTATGAAGAGGCGGAGCTTGGCATTCGTCTGCTGGCGGCGGGATATAAACTACATCGTCTGGCTGTGCCCTACTTTAGCCATGTCTCCCATACCATGCCGACCTTTAAGATGCTGGCCTACCGTTGGAAGAACGGCTTCCTGTGGGCATCGGGGGAACTGCTGCGCACTAGCTGGGGCAAAGCGCATTTCCCGGCGGCACTGAGAATTGTGCGTAATGAGCTGATCTTCACCCTCTATCTTCTGGTTTTACTGGTCTGCCTGTTGACCTTTAACGGCAAAGTCATCGCCATAGCCCTGCTGCCGCTGCTGGCGTTTATCGCCCTGAAGGCAATTAAAAATAAATCGCTGCGCGATGGCGTGCAGAGCGCCATTAATTTATCGCTATTTTCAGCGGGACTATTGCGCGGCCTGATTAAAGCGGTCCGCGATCCGATGAAACGCCCGGCGGTGACCGTCTCGAATCCACAGCATATTGATATTGAAAATGAAAATTCTCTTCGTTAACAAATTCTTCTTTATCAAAGGCGGCGCGGAAACCGTTTATTTTCAGGAGCGCGACGCAATGCTGCAAGCCGGCTACCAGGTCGTCGACTTCAGCATGCATCACGCGGAAAATAAACCGTCGCCGTGGGAGGATTTTTTCGTCCATAACGTCGATTACCACAGCAGTCACGGCCTGATGAGCAAAATCAAAGCCGGGGTAGACTTTATTTATAATGCCGAGGCCTGTGCAAAGCTCAACACGCTTTTGTTACGCGAGCGGCCGGATATTG is a genomic window containing:
- a CDS encoding glycosyltransferase family 2 protein, whose product is MNKTPSITVSIKTLNEARGIEKTIDSVRKQLQPYPHQIIVADSLSMDNTRELAIAKGAMVVCLDNAADRCCGIGHQLGWLYSEGDYLLLLDGDMELEPGFLDTAVEFLQTHPEYAGVAGNVEMDDASNYEFKSRKQRLHLIYPLGDTDHLGGGGLYRREAIEKIGYLTNLNLHSYEEAELGIRLLAAGYKLHRLAVPYFSHVSHTMPTFKMLAYRWKNGFLWASGELLRTSWGKAHFPAALRIVRNELIFTLYLLVLLVCLLTFNGKVIAIALLPLLAFIALKAIKNKSLRDGVQSAINLSLFSAGLLRGLIKAVRDPMKRPAVTVSNPQHIDIENENSLR